The Dysidea avara chromosome 13, odDysAvar1.4, whole genome shotgun sequence genome includes a region encoding these proteins:
- the LOC136243350 gene encoding uncharacterized transmembrane protein DDB_G0289901-like, translated as MSKVEDAWIPTAHDTGGGTCGNTGVDAAGNIGGGTCGNTVGDIAVGSNGGGTCGNTGGNIAVPVGSNGGGTCGNTGGNIAVPVGSNGGDTCGNTGGNIAVPVGSNGGGTCGNTGVDTAGNIGSGTCGNTGGDIAVPVGSNGGGTCGNTGVDTAGNIGSGTCGNTGGDIAVGSNGGGSTGGDMALGSNGGGSTGLDNTGAHTVDDTAGSTGRLDNTGVCTAGSTGWLNNTGAHTIDDTAGSTGRLDNTGVRTAGSTGRLDNTGVRTAGSTGWLDNTGAHTIDDTAGSTGSLDNTGVRTAGSTGWLDNTGAHTIDDTAGSTGRLDNTGVRTAGSTGWLDNTGAHTIDDTAGSTGRLDNTGVRTAGSTGGLDNTGAYTIDDTAGSTGRLDNTGVRTAGSTGWLDNTGAHTIDDTAGSTGRLDNTGVRTAGSTGGLDNTGAHTIDDTAGNSGGLDNALVHKIDDTAGNPGGLDNTLVHKTDDTAGSTGRLDITGVHSADDTAGGTGSLGGVDTVGTSVHVLGKVEITVTMIW; from the exons ATGTCTA AGGTCGAGGATGCTTGGATACCGACAGCACATGACACTGGTGGTGGCACATGTGGGAACACAGGAGTAGATGCAGCTGGTAACATTGGTGGTGGCACATGTGGGAACACAGTGGGTGACATAGCAGTGGGTAGCAATGGTGGTGGCACATGTGGGAACACAGGGGGCAACATAGCAGTGCCTGTGGGTAGCAATGGTGGGGGCACATGTGGGAACACAGGGGGCAACATAGCAGTGCCTGTGGGTAGCAATGGTGGTGACACATGTGGGAACACAGGGGGCAACATAGCAGTGCCTGTGGGTAGCAATGGTGGTGGCACATGTGGGAACACAGGAGTAGATACAGCAGGTAACATTGGCAGTGGCACATGTGGGAATACAGGGGGTGACATAGCAGTGCCTGTGGGTAGCAATGGTGGTGGCACATGTGGGAACACAGGAGTAGATACAGCAGGTAACATTGGCAGTGGCACATGTGGGAATACAGGGGGTGACATAGCAGTGGGTAGCAATGGTGGTGGTAGCACAGGGGGTGACATGGCATTGGGTAGCAATGGTGGTGGGAGCACAGGTCTTGACAACACAGGGGCACACACAGTGGATGACACAGCAGGTAGTACTGGTAGGCTTGACAATACAGGGGTATGCACAGCAGGTAGTACTGGTTGGCTTAACAACACAGGGGCACACACAATAGATGACACAGCAGGTAGTACTGGTAGGCTTGACAATACAGGGGTACGCACAGCAGGTAGTACTGGTAGGCTTGACAATACAGGGGTACGCACAGCAGGTAGTACTGGTTGGCTTGACAACACAGGGGCACACACAATAGATGACACAGCAGGTAGTACTGGTAGCCTTGACAATACAGGGGTACGCACAGCAGGTAGTACTGGTTGGCTTGACAACACAGGGGCACACACAATAGATGACACAGCAGGTAGTACTGGTAGGCTTGACAATACAGGGGTACGCACAGCAGGTAGTACTGGTTGGCTTGACAACACAGGGGCACACACAATAGATGACACAGCAGGTAGTACTGGTAGGCTTGACAATACAGGGGTACGCACAGCAGGTAGTACTGGTGGGCTTGACAACACAGGGGCATACACAATAGATGACACAGCAGGTAGTACTGGTAGGCTTGACAATACAGGGGTACGCACAGCAGGTAGTACTGGTTGGCTTGACAACACAGGGGCACACACAATAGATGACACAGCAGGTAGTACTGGTAGGCTTGACAATACAGGGGTACGCACAGCAGGTAGTACTGGTGGGCTTGACAACACAGGGGCACACACAATAGATGACACAGCAGGTAATTCTGGTGGACTTGATAACGCATTGGTACACAAAATTGATGACACAGCAGGTAATCCTGGTGGGCTTGACAACACATTGGTACATAAAACGGACGACACAGCAGGTAGTACTGGACGGCTTGACATCACAGGGGTACATTCCGCAGATGACACAGCAGGTGGTACTGGTAGCTTAGGAGGGGTAGATACAGTGGGAACATCTGTACATGTATTAGGCAAA GTGGAGATAACAGTGACGATGATATGGTAG